One window of Biomphalaria glabrata chromosome 6, xgBioGlab47.1, whole genome shotgun sequence genomic DNA carries:
- the LOC106076724 gene encoding isobutyryl-CoA dehydrogenase, mitochondrial-like isoform X1, translating to MLNSRKKKPADCNLSQTMMSGTEEGKMICAHQYYSASKPRIGTFATDSMALFLRPLHICKNAVKNISHYLPICHRRDILTGSCIDISHGLDEEQLQIQKVALDFAKNELAPNMQKWDEEETFPVEALRKAAALGFGAVYCKEKFGGTGLSRLDASVICEALATGCCSTTAYISIHNMCAWMIDEFGNDDIRQKWIPHLATMEKMASYCLTEPGAGSDAASLTTSAKKSGSDFVINGAKAFISGAGKSDVYVVMCRTGGGGAKGISCILVEKGTPGLSFGKKEKKVGWNTHPACIVSFDDCHVPQSNLIGEEGQGFTIAMKGLNGGRLNVASSSLGAAHASIEKARDHLKVRKQFGKTLENFQYLQFRLAEMATQLLASRLIVRNAARALDNSDPSSVALCSMAKLFATEECFKICNDALQMFGGYGYLKDYPVQQYMRDTRVHCILEGTNEIMRLLVSRDLLTDR from the exons ATGTtgaattcaagaaaaaaaaaaccagcagaCTGCAACTTGTCTCAGACCATGATGAGTGGAACAGAAGAGGGGAAGATGATTTGTGCAcatcagt ATTATTCTGCTTCCAAACCAAGAATAGGCACATTTGCTACTGATTCAATGGCACTATTCTTAAGGCCTttacatatttgtaaaaatgctgtTAAAAACATATCTCATTATCTGCCCATTTGTCATAGACGGGACATTCTTACAGGCAGCTGTATAGATA TTTCTCATGGATTAGATGAAGAACAATTGCAGATACAAAAAGTGGCTTTAGACTTTGCAAAAAATGAATTAGCACCAAATATGCAAAAGTGGGATGAAGAG GAAACTTTCCCAGTGGAAGCTTTGAGGAAAGCTGCAGCCTTGGGTTTTGGAGCAGTCTACTGCAAGGAGAAATTTGGTGGCACTGGTCTTAGCAGACTTGATGCATCAGTGATTTGTGAAGCGTTGGCCACAGGGTGCTGCAGCACCACAGCCTACATAAGTATACACAA TATGTGTGCTTGGATGATAGATGAATTTGGCAATGATGACATTAGACAGAAGTGGATTCCACATTTAGCTACAATGGAAAAAATGGCTTCATACTGTCTCACAGAACcag GTGCTGGAAGTGATGCTGCATCATTAACAACGTCTGCTAAAAAAAGTGGCTCTGACTTTGTGATCAATGGAGCGAAG GCATTTATCAGTGGCGCAGGCAAGTCAGATGTCTATGTTGTTATGTGCAGGACAGGAGGAGGGGGAGCCAAAGGTATATCCTGCATACTAGTAGAAAAAGGAACACCTGGACTATCATTTGggaaaaaggagaaaaaa GTAGGTTGGAATACTCATCCAGCCTGCATTGTGTCTTTTGATGACTGCCATGTGCCTCAGAGTAACTTGATTGGTGAGGAGGGTCAGGGATTTACTATTGCCATGAAAGGTTTGAATGGAGGACGCCTGAATGTTG CTTCCAGTTCACTTGGTGCAGCCCACGCCTCAATAGAAAAAGCAAGAGATCATTTAAAAGTCAGGAAACAGTTTGGAAAAACATTAGAGAACTTTCAG TATTTGCAATTTCGGCTTGCAGAAATGGCAACTCAGCTGCTAGCTTCACGTCTCATTGTTAGGAATGCTGCTAGAGCTTTGGATAATAGTGATCCATCATCAGTAGCTTTGTGTTCTATGGCAAAACTTTTTGCCACTGAAGAAtgttttaaa ATCTGCAATGATGCTTTACAAATGTTTGGAGGTTATGGATACTTAAAAGATTACCCTGTCCAGCAGTACATGAGGGACACTAGGGTACACTGTATTCTTGAAG GCACCAATGAAATAATGAGATTGCTTGTAAGTCGAGACCTTCTGACTGATAGATGA
- the LOC106076724 gene encoding isobutyryl-CoA dehydrogenase, mitochondrial-like isoform X2, translated as MALFLRPLHICKNAVKNISHYLPICHRRDILTGSCIDISHGLDEEQLQIQKVALDFAKNELAPNMQKWDEEETFPVEALRKAAALGFGAVYCKEKFGGTGLSRLDASVICEALATGCCSTTAYISIHNMCAWMIDEFGNDDIRQKWIPHLATMEKMASYCLTEPGAGSDAASLTTSAKKSGSDFVINGAKAFISGAGKSDVYVVMCRTGGGGAKGISCILVEKGTPGLSFGKKEKKVGWNTHPACIVSFDDCHVPQSNLIGEEGQGFTIAMKGLNGGRLNVASSSLGAAHASIEKARDHLKVRKQFGKTLENFQYLQFRLAEMATQLLASRLIVRNAARALDNSDPSSVALCSMAKLFATEECFKICNDALQMFGGYGYLKDYPVQQYMRDTRVHCILEGTNEIMRLLVSRDLLTDR; from the exons ATGGCACTATTCTTAAGGCCTttacatatttgtaaaaatgctgtTAAAAACATATCTCATTATCTGCCCATTTGTCATAGACGGGACATTCTTACAGGCAGCTGTATAGATA TTTCTCATGGATTAGATGAAGAACAATTGCAGATACAAAAAGTGGCTTTAGACTTTGCAAAAAATGAATTAGCACCAAATATGCAAAAGTGGGATGAAGAG GAAACTTTCCCAGTGGAAGCTTTGAGGAAAGCTGCAGCCTTGGGTTTTGGAGCAGTCTACTGCAAGGAGAAATTTGGTGGCACTGGTCTTAGCAGACTTGATGCATCAGTGATTTGTGAAGCGTTGGCCACAGGGTGCTGCAGCACCACAGCCTACATAAGTATACACAA TATGTGTGCTTGGATGATAGATGAATTTGGCAATGATGACATTAGACAGAAGTGGATTCCACATTTAGCTACAATGGAAAAAATGGCTTCATACTGTCTCACAGAACcag GTGCTGGAAGTGATGCTGCATCATTAACAACGTCTGCTAAAAAAAGTGGCTCTGACTTTGTGATCAATGGAGCGAAG GCATTTATCAGTGGCGCAGGCAAGTCAGATGTCTATGTTGTTATGTGCAGGACAGGAGGAGGGGGAGCCAAAGGTATATCCTGCATACTAGTAGAAAAAGGAACACCTGGACTATCATTTGggaaaaaggagaaaaaa GTAGGTTGGAATACTCATCCAGCCTGCATTGTGTCTTTTGATGACTGCCATGTGCCTCAGAGTAACTTGATTGGTGAGGAGGGTCAGGGATTTACTATTGCCATGAAAGGTTTGAATGGAGGACGCCTGAATGTTG CTTCCAGTTCACTTGGTGCAGCCCACGCCTCAATAGAAAAAGCAAGAGATCATTTAAAAGTCAGGAAACAGTTTGGAAAAACATTAGAGAACTTTCAG TATTTGCAATTTCGGCTTGCAGAAATGGCAACTCAGCTGCTAGCTTCACGTCTCATTGTTAGGAATGCTGCTAGAGCTTTGGATAATAGTGATCCATCATCAGTAGCTTTGTGTTCTATGGCAAAACTTTTTGCCACTGAAGAAtgttttaaa ATCTGCAATGATGCTTTACAAATGTTTGGAGGTTATGGATACTTAAAAGATTACCCTGTCCAGCAGTACATGAGGGACACTAGGGTACACTGTATTCTTGAAG GCACCAATGAAATAATGAGATTGCTTGTAAGTCGAGACCTTCTGACTGATAGATGA
- the LOC106079164 gene encoding GDP-L-fucose synthase-like has translation MSEHKVILVTGGTGLVGKGIEAAIEQEGKRPNEEWHFVSSKDADLTDRNATEALFERIKPTHVIHLAAMVGGLFRNLKYNLDFFRINSKINDNVLSISHEYDVQKVVSCLSTCIFPDKTTYPIDETMVHNGAPHDSNFGYSFAKRMIDVQNKGYHVQHGRKFTSVIPTNVYGPHDNFNLEDGHVLPGLIRKVYEAKENNTPFVIWGTGSPRRQFIYSLDLGRLFLWVLREYEEVSPIILSVGEEDEVSIKEAADLVVEAMDFTGEVIQDTTKSDGQFKKTASNAKLRSYLPDFKFTPIRQAIKETCDWYVANRDAARH, from the exons ATGTCTGAGCACAAAGTTATATTAGTCACTGGGGGAACTGGCTTGGTTGGCAAAGGTATTGAAGCTGCTATTGAGCAGGAAGGGAAGAGACCCAATGAAGAATGGCACTTTGTGTCTTCGAAAGATGCTGACCTCAC aGATCGCAATGCCACTGAAGCACTATTTGAAAGAATCAAACCTACTCATGTTATTCATTTGGCAGCCATGGTTGGTGGTCTGTTCAGGAATCTTAAATATAATCTTGACTTTTTT AGAATCAATTCCAAAATCAATGACAATGTACTGAGTATCAGCCATGAATATGATGTTCAGAAAGTCGTCTCCTGTCTGTCCACTTGTATTTTCCCAGACAAAACAACCTATCCTATAGATGAGACTATG GTACATAATGGTGCACCCCATGACAGTAACTTTGGATATTCCTTTGCTAAAAGGATGATTGATGTCCAAAACAA AGGTTACCATGTGCAGCATGGTCGCAAATTTACATCTGTTATTCCAACCAATGTATATGGACCACATGACAACTTTAACCTGGAAGATGGGCATGTTTTACCAGGTCTTATTCGTAAAGTTTATGAGGCTAAAG AAAACAATACACCTTTTGTAATATGGGGAACAGGCTCACCGCGTCGACAATTTATCTATTCTTTGGACCTGGGCCGCCTTTTCTTGTGGGTATTAAGAGAATATGAGGAAGTGTCACCAATTATTCTGTCAG TTGGAGAAGAGGATGAGGTATCCATAAAAGAGGCAGCAGATTTGGTGGTGGAGGCCATGGATTTTACTGGAGAAGTTATT CAAGATACCACTAAATCAGATggtcagtttaaaaaaacagcaaGCAATGCCAAACTGAGAAGCTATTTGCCTGATTTCAAGTTTACTCCAATACGTCAag cTATCAAAGAAACTTGTGATTGGTATGTTGCAAACAGAGATGCTGCCCGCCATTAA